In Peromyscus eremicus chromosome X, PerEre_H2_v1, whole genome shotgun sequence, the sequence TTTGACAAAATGAACAGGGACCTTCACTGACGAAGGACTGTTATTCCCAATATACAACCAGCTATTATAGTTCAACTATAAGAAAATGAACAATCTgatttaaaatgaacaaaattcatGAACAGACACTTTACTAAATAAGATCGCTGACTCCTAGCTTTTTGACCTGAGCAACTAGCATGATGGCCTTGCCATTTCCTGAGATGGGGATACTCCTTGGGCAATTGTATACTACGTTACCTTACACAGGACCATTTCCTTATTTCCTTTCCTCTAGATCTGCCCACTGATGTATGGACTGATAGACAGCCTCAGAGTGTGCTATAGTTCTAGGTTAGGGGTGCTCAGAATAAACACCGATGAGATCTGGAGAGCAGAACTGGAGCATCAGCCATTACaccttaaaggtgtgtgtcaggCGTCAGGCACCACTGCAGCTCACACACATTGCTGCTGACCTGGTACCTCACCCTGTTAACAGTCTCCAGTGATGATATGGGGCAGGGGTAAGCAATAGCTGGAACCTCAGCCCCCACTGGATCTCTTCTCTCAGCTTTCCTGAATCCAGGGCCAGGCTTCGGTACAGCTCAATGAGAAGGGAGTTCGACCCTTCTATAGATTACCTCTATCATCAAGGTTCAAGGCAGTGAGAGCAGACAGGCTTGTCCTCACTGGTCCCGGTTAAACCTTGTATGCTCCTGGTGattcttcatttcttctgcttcatGCCCCACTTTTCTTTCAGATTGCTTGCACTGCTAACCTGCCATGGAATCAGGTTCACTCTCTGAGAAAGAAGCAACAGCCTTCCATAGATTCCAGTAGCTTCCCTTAGTGATTCCTGGTGGATAATGACTCTGTTCTTAGCCTCCAACTGTTTTCTCCCACACCTCACTTGCCTAGCTTCTCCCGTGATTGTATGGAGCCTGATtcctataaataaatatgttattccacagcacacacagtggTTCCAATCCTTGTGGAAACATCGCCGATGCACTACCAAAGGAGCAAGTTGTGGTCAGGAGTTCAGTTTCAATGGGTGAAATTTAGACTTCCTATTCAGCATCCAGGTGAAGAGTTTGAATAGGAATCTTGATGCTGTGAGTAGTATGTGGTCCAGGCTAGAGATGGAAATTGGCAAGCCATAACTGTACAGGGAAAGCCTTGCATAAGACTAATGACAACATCAAAGTTATCAACATATagattaagccgggcggtggtggcgcacgcctttaatcccagcactcgggaggcagaggctggcggatctctgtgagttcgaggccagcctgggctaccaagtgagttccaggaaaggctcaaagctacacagagaaaccctgtctcgaaaaaccaaaaaaaaaaaaaaaaaaaaaaaacatatagattaatattaATGTATAGGTGATCTTCAAGCCATGAGAGGAAATGAAGCATTAAGGGCTAGCAGAGAAAAATCAGTAAAAATACTGGATAAAGAAtgttctaatattaaaaataaaaagtgccaGATGTGCTGtctcacatttgtaatcccagcatttggaggccGAGGCTAGAGAATtgcctgagttccaggccagcctgggctacactgtgaaagtctgtctcaaacaacccagaaagaagaaaagaagacagggagagaaagtGCAAGTAGGCATGAAGGTGCAGGCCAATGATCCAAGCActcttgagtctgaagcaggagacTCAGAaaccccaggccagcctgggcaccctgtctcaaggggaaaaaacagTACTTACGGTAGGAAGTCATCAATTAAAAACTGGCTGAATAATGAAAGGGGTAGGGACATAACAAGCCTCCACTTCTATGGAcggttgatggctgctgggggagggggaaccttttcttcaagggtgtggcccctgataGGTCAATCATGCCTCAATGGATGGGCCCACACTCAGGTGTATATCGGCAGctcaaatggactcagcaggtcatttaagaaaaaagacatgaagttggaaggagGAGGGGGTGATCTAGGAGGAGTTAGGGGGTGACAAGGGTTattgatatgatcaaaataaattgtattacATTCTCAACAAATTGgtaaaaatgttatatattttaaagctGATTTAATACGTAAATTTTAAAGCACTGAAAACTGGCACAGGATTTTTAAGAAGAACCCATGGGAAATTTTGTTTTACACTGAAAGAGCAAACACTGAGCGAAGAGTAAAGAAAAGTACTGAAAGGAACAAACGATCTCAGTTGCTGGATAAACCTGGAAAATTTGGGGACGGTTCTAGATTGGTTCCAAAGCAGATAAATCAAACATTTTGCTAGTCTACTTTTAATACACTTTCTAAAGATTTGGTGATGTTTGTGTTTCCATCTGACCAAAGACTccagtaattaagaaaaatggTAAGTCTTAGAACATTAGCAAGAACaattggaataaaaataaataaataaaataggaatcACACCTATCATTTTAACTATGCTCAGTTTGTAAAGGGTTACGTGGCTGGGGCCTACTGTCTTGGTTGCCAAAGCTAGATTTGTTATATTAGAGGGGTGATTCACAGCCACAGATGATTTTTGTCCCCCAGGAACATTTGGAAATGTCTATAAATACGTTTGGCTGTCATAAAAACGCAGGAGGCTGCTACTGACATCCATTGGGTAGAGATTAAGCATGCTCATAAACATCACACAAAGCATAGGGCAGCTCCTATGGTGGGTGGAGATAATGCAGAGTGAGAAATTATGACCTTGGGTATGGCTACTTATCACAAGAAGCAgagcaattttttttatttttatttgtgtgtgtgtgtgtgtgtgtgtgtgtgtgtgtgtgtgtgtgtgtgctatgacatgcatgtagaggtcaaggaacaactttgtggagtcagctctctccttccatctttatatggattctgagggttgaactcagggcatcaTTAGGCTTGTGTGGCATCTTGATGACcccatctcttttttttaaacattttattgatttttttatggatttcatatcatgcatctatCCCACTCATCTCCGTGTCCCCTCgcttctgccctctgctcttgcaacCCACCCCcctccaacaaaacaaaatttaaaagtaaaacccaaaaacaccaaaacaagcaaacaaatcccATATGGAATCTGTACTGTGGCCcggtgagtcacacagtttaccctttagtccacatatctttgcttgcaagtgttcattgctatgagtcattggtctggcttaaggcctctggcttctgttacACCATCTATACTGGGTTCTCCCTGGGgatcctcttggatatcctgttgtttgctgtcctgtgtcatggagatccccCATCTTTGGATCTGCAGGgccggccccttcacatgctccagcagttcatagatgaggtggatgtgaGGTGGGCTAActcacagccctggttctgggcctgggtagtagctgggttggtcagctcgCCAGCTTTTCCTCATGGTAACTACCTGGAGAagttctccagcactgccctggctagctcacccaacgaagcaggcagcaaggagagaggtcagttctcctgctcttgGGCCCTCAAATCTGGGTCACCCACattcacaccaccagggccagctctactgttctTCCCAAGCAAGGTGCAGGGTCCTCTCTCCAGATTGCTGTAGGGCATGGGGGGCGGCAGGatcagctcttctgctctcacaccctcagggatGGCTCACCTGtgcatcccacacacacacagacacccacagcaTTGTCAACTCTAGTGTGCTCAAAAACTTTCAATCCAgccgggcgctggtggcgcacgcctttaatcccagcactcgggaggcagagccaggcggatctctgtgagttcgaggccagcctggactaccaagtgagttccaggaaaaggtgcaaagctacacagagaaaccctgtctcgaaaaaccaaaaaaaaaaaaaaaaaaaaaaaaaaaaaaaaaaaactttcaatccAACCAAATATATTTATGATGAGATGTAACAATCACAATTACTACTGATATTTTTTAAAGCCTTTATCTGAACCTGGTAGCACAGAACTCAGTAGACAGTgataagcagatctctgagtttgaggtcagcctgatctacatattgagttccaggccagccaggactgcacagtgagTCCCTgcctcacaaacaaaacaaaacaaatgaacagaaagcaTTTATTACAAATCTGTGTACCTCTGGGGCTTCACAAACCTATCTTGGATTCTTGTCATTATAAGTAATCACTGTGAATATTGGTGTCTTTGCTGTATGTAAATCTAAACATTGGAGAATCTTCTAAATGGCTGTCAAAAGAAGACTGGAAAATTTCAATGCAACAAAAGGACTGGAAAATATTCTATAAATAGTCCAAGAAATTCatcatcaaaaaaagaaaagaaaagaaaacctggggctggagagatggcttagtgattaagagccctggttgctcttccagaggacccaggttcaattcccagcacccacacggcagctcacatctgtctgtaactccagttccaggggatctgacaccctcacacagacatacatgcagacaaaacaccaatgcacatacaatttaaaaaaaaaatttaaaaagacaaaaaacggTGAGAGGAGCACCAGCACATCTGACGAATTTCTAAAAACGCcaattcagggctggagagacggcacaGTGGGAAAGAGGGCACAGTggaaaagagcacttgcttccCTTCTGGGGGAGTAGAGTTCCGGTCCTAGTACCATGTCAGgagactcacagctgcctgtaactccagcgccaAAGCATCGGCTCCCCCTCTATCCTCCGAaggcatgtgtttgtatgtgtgaatgaacaaataataaagtaaatctgtttttaaagagAATAGGGGTGGAGTGATGGCTCGGAAGTTacgagcactgcttgctcttccggaggacctgggttccattaccagcacccacatgaccacTCACAACCCTCTGGAACTCCACTCCCAcggggatctgatgctttcttctggcctctgagggtactgcaCCTGCGTCGTACAAAAACAAACACGTGGGCAAAACACCAGtacaaaaatgaataataaaaagcaaagaaaaattagaaacacATAGGGAAATAAAAGGTAAGTAGTTGTGAATAGGAACGTTATGTTACTGCCGGGTGGTGgttggtggcgcacccctttaatcccagcactcgggaggctgagacaggtggatctctgtgagtttgaggccagcctgggctacagagtgagttccaggacaggcaccaaagctacacagagaaaccctgtctcgaaaaaccccaaaaaaaagggggggcgggGAGAATGCCCTGTTATGTGTCTAACTATATGAAAACCTGGCGCAGGCAGTACCTAGACAATGGGAAGAAGCCTTGTGATACGCCAAGCATACAGAGTCTCCACATGTATAAGGGTTAGCTATCAAAGTGGACTCTCTTGGGTGTGCCAATTAGTGATGGGCACCAGGAACAGCCTAAACACTGGAGACAAGAGATTCcgaatacagattttttttttaacagacacAGTCTCACTGAGTGGTGttattggcacatgcctttagtccctgcactccagaggtagatgcaggtggatctctgagttcgaggccagcctgaactacagaatgagttccaagacagccagagctacacagagaaaccccgtctcaaaaagcaaaaacaaaaaggaggagagaaaagagaaaaaagaaaaaagaaaagaaaagacacaatCTCACTATATATAGCCCCGGCTGGCTTCAACTggctatataggccaggctggcctcaaactggctatgtcagccagattggcctcgaactcccagagttctgcctgcctctgcctcccctagaTCAGTTTTTGAAGGATCCACCCAGACAAATAAAATGGTGAACGATGACTCTGCAGGCTGAACTCCGGTGTAAAATGGTGGATACTGAAACTACGTAACAAAAAACTTGCTACTTGCTCAGGCTTCTGCACGCGGGTCTTTCAAGTTAGGTACACAGCAGGAGACCGCCCCCAAAATCTTCCCGCCTCTCCAGCGGAAGTGGGGTGTCCCCTGGAAAGGAAGTTTGAAAAGGGACCCTCCTCCCCCAGAAGGCTTTATAAGGAGCGTGAGCCTCGAGCAAGCGGCACACGAAGACGACACGGACAACGACGACGATGAGGACGACGTGCAAGAGCAAGGCAGCCCCTCAGCCCTGCACGTCCACTTCCAGCACAGGGCGCACCAGGCCGACACAGCAGCAGTGAGCTCCAAAGGTATGGGTGTTTTTAAAAGTCGGCCATTTGGGGTTTTTAAAAGCCGACCGACCGACCGTTagggtgtttgtttttaaaagtcgCGCCGTTTGGGTGTTTTTAAAAGTCGCGCCATTTGGGTGTTTTTAAAAGTCGGGCCGTTTGGGTGTTTTTAAAAGCCGGGGGCCGTTAGGGTGTTTTTAAAAGCCGGGGGCCGTTAGGGTGTTTTTAAAAGCCGGGGGCtgtttgagccgggcggtggttgtgcgcgactttaatcccagcactcgggaggcagagccaggaggatctctgtgagttcgaggccagcctgggctaccaagtgagttccaggaaaggcgcaaagctacacagagaaaccctgtctcaaaaaaaaaaaaaaaaaaaaaaaaaagccgggcccTATgggtgcttttatttatttatttttttatttttattttttatgttttttatgcttttaaaaatttaaaattttaaaaatttaaaaatcggGCCGTATGGGCGTTTTTTAAAATTGGGCGGTACGGGTGTTTTTAAAAGTCAGGCAGTAAGGGTGCTATTAAAAGCTGGGCCGTATgggtgcttttattttttttatttatttgttatgttttttatGAGTGCTTTTAAAAGTCGGGCGGTATGGGTGCTTTTAAAAATCAGGCCGTATGGGCGTTTTTAAAAATTGGGCTGTATGGGTGCTTTTAAAAGTCGGGCAGTAAGGGTGCTATTAAAAGCTGGGCCGTATgggtgcttttatttttttttatttattttttatgttttttatgagTGCTTTTAAAAGTCGGGCGGTATGGGTGCTTTTAAAAATCAGGCCGTATGGGCGTTTTTAAAAATTGGGCTGTATGGGTGCTTTTAAAAGTCGGGCGGTAAGGGTGCTATTAAAAGCTGGGCCGTATgggtgcttttatttttttttatttattttttatgttttttatgagTGCTTTTAAAAGTCGGGCGGTATGGGTGCTTTTAAAAATCAGGCCGTATGGGCGTTTTTAAAAATTGGGCTGTATGGGTGCTTTTAAAAGTCGGGCGGTATGGGTGCTTTTAAAAGCCAGGAGGTATGGATGCTAttaaaagccgggcagtggtagcgtacggctgtaatcccagcacccgggaggcagagacaggcaaatctctgtgagttcgaggccagcctggtctacagagtgagatccaggacaggaaccaaaactacacagagaaaccctgtctcaaaatatcaaaaagaaaaaaaaaaactttgaaaattttaatgtAGCTCTTGGTTGCTTTGGCTTGTCTTTGCTGTTACGTCGGAATCTCATGGTGCAACCTAGACTGGCTTTGCAGGTGCCTAAGCGCCGAGAGTACAATGTAGGAATTGGGGGCGACCGTCTTACCTGCGGAAAGCGGGTTTCTTGGGGTCCTTATTAAATTCAGGCCCATATGCTCCTATACAGAGTTGTAGAGTTTTGCAGGACAGTTAATAGAACTGTCATGATTTCTACCTCTCCACCAACacgttttgtttttctttaagggCTCCGGTTTTCTTTTACGATGGAACAAACTTTACAGGAAGCTTTGGAGTGGGCAGATGATATTATTGAGAATGTCCAGCAGCAGCCCCCTCCAGAGAGACCCGCATCTAATGGGGAAAAAACTCTTCAGGAAAAACTGTATGACATTTATGTTGAAGAATGTGAAAAAGAGCCTGAGGCAGAGGGCCTTCGAAGCAATGTCAACTTGCTAGAGAAGCTGATGAAGAGAGAGGCGTTGCCATGTTTAGTGGTCAACCTGTACCCCGAAAATCAGGGCTATTCTCTCATGCTCAAGGACAAAAGTGGGTCATTTTCAGAGACCTTTCAGTTGCCTTATGAAGTAGAGAAACTGCTTGAATATTTGGATGCTGAAGCGTTACCTTCTTTTCTGATTGATGTCCTGGAAAAGTCTCCTGTGAATGTTTTTCACCACGGGTGTGTCATAGCAGAAATCCGAGACTTCAGGCAGTGCGGTAGCATCTACCCTCCTGAGGAGCCTGGTCCAGAGCCTGCTGCTGCGTCTACGGTGCCCTCTCTTGCTTACCAAACTCGGCATGTTCTCTTACGTCCAACCATGCAGACGCTAGTGAGTGACGTAGAGTCCATAACAACAAGTGATAACCGTCAGTGGACCCAGGAAGAAAAACTTGAGCTTGAGAGCCAACTGCTCTTAGCTACAGCAGAGCCACTGTGTCTGGATCCCTCTGTTGCTGTCACCTGCTCGACCAACAGACTGTTGTTTAATGAGCAGAAGATGAACACTGACCCCATGAAACAAAGCTTCAAGAGGCATGCGTCCCCCTTTCTGGATCAACAGGAGGTACCATCTGGATGTACATGTCCCCCTGACCTCACAACAATGACTCCTTTCCAAAAACAGGCAAAAATAATTCCAGATGACCCATCTGACCTGGAGATTGATGGAGCAGACACCTGGAAGCAGAGACTCTGTGAACTGACTGTGCCTTCAGAGATGGATATGCAGACGTATGTTGATGAGATGCCATCTCTGCCCTTTGATGAGGCAGAACCAACTGTCTCAGCAGCTTCTGAGGTAAAATATGATTGTATGTTTGATTATGAGGATGATGATCTGCTATGGGATATGAACTCAAGTATCATGACATCCCTTAATGATCCACTTTTCTCTGATGACATATTTCTACCTCCAGAGGACAGAAGTGATAGCCACATGTATCTCCCTCCCATGCCCCTGGGTGACTATTCAGATGATTTCATGGCTGGGGTAAACACTGAGCCTAGGAAAACATTGGATGTGTGCCAAGAGCCTGTCCAGAGCAAAGCCAGCTGTTCAGGCATGATGCCACAGGGATCTAGTAGCTCAGTCTGTCTTCCTCAGCCCTCCCCGGGGAAGAAGCCCACAACCAGTTTAGTGCCATCCTCAGTCTTAGAGAAGGAAATCGGAACTCTTCTACCAGTTCCACTTGCCCCCATCACAGCACAGGGCTCCTCAGCTGTCGGCTCCATCAGACCACAGGCTAGCCGAGACACACCCCCTGCTCCTGTGGCAGCCACTGTGGCAGCCACTGTGGCAGCCCCTGTGGTTCAGCAGACCACTGTAGGAGGGAACAGAGTTAGCACCCTTCCTCCACCTGTCCAAGCCAAAGCTAAGTCATCAGAAAACAACCCAAAGATCCAGCCCCCCACCAGCAGCACTGGTGTGAATGTGATCCATGTGGTAAGGTCTTTGTCAAACCTTTCCGGTTTGGTGGGTAGTTCAACCAAGGCCCTAGGCTGCCCCACCAGTGCCCCAGCTGCTGAGGGAAACACTCAAACTAGCCTACCGACCAGAGAGCAGCTACCTGGGCCATCGCAGCGTCCTGTGAAGCCCCCTATGCAGCTCATTATAAATAATACAGCAAATCCCTTAACAGTAAAGCTTCCCCCTGGCTCTGTCATTTTGCGCCCAGAGCCTCAGAAGCCATCCCAGGGACAGGCACGGCAGCCACAGCAGATATACGTATTGATTCCAAAACAGCATCAGCCACCCAGGGCCCCTGCCCCCCCACAGCCACAGCCAGTGCCACCAGCTTCCTCCCAAGGGTCTAACCAACAGCCGTTGTCCTTGCCAGCTCAGCAAACCAGTCACCTTAACATTGAGCAAACTGGTCGCCCTAACACCGAGGGGACCAGAGTGATTCGACAGACCCATACATCTGTGGTATGTCAGGTGGGCTCCACCCAGCAGAGTCACAGGCAGAATATTCATTCCCAGAGCTTCCAGCTCTCTGCTACTGTGGTACATCAGGGGCAGACTCAGACCCAGAATGTGCAGCTAAGAATCATACCACGCATAGTGAGAGTGTCCAGATCAGCCCCTCAGACCTCTGAGCGTGGGCATGCAGCTGGTGAACCCAGTGAGAAAGGACCAGGAGAGCCACCAACCTCCCCAAGGTCCTAAGTCTACTTCTCTTTAAAATATACCAGCATGGAGCTAAATcatttctcagtttttatttcattgttggtGTTTGGAACGTGCCAACAGACGTTTTATGtttgaaatgcaaaaaaaaaaaaaaaaaaaaaaaaaaaaaaaaaaaaaaaagctcaatgcCCAAGTTTTACATAGGAACAGGGAAGGGATTTGAAAAACTGAGGCTGTTTTGCTTTATGCTTTTGATGAAGTCATGTTTATTGTAGTGTCCCAGTGTGAATCCACATCCAAATTTTGTTGGCTTCAGTAATTCCAGATTGTCATCTAGATAAACATTAAAACCGCAGTAACATGGGGCTGGACaaatggttcaatggttaagagcacttgctgccctttcaaggactggagtttggtttccagcacccatttcAAGCAGCTTACAGCTGTCTatacctccagctccagaaagtctgacactcttctggcctcttcagggtTAGACTTGTATGTGTTCCTCCCgcacaaatataaataaagtagGAGCTGGGGCGACACTTACGGGTTAAGGACATTTGTCGCTTTCGCAGAGGAAcctagttcagtccccagcacccacatggtggctcatggccatctgtaactccagttccaggggacctgacaccctcttctgacctgcacggGCGCCAGGTACccccatggtgcacatacatatatacgtgcaggcaaaactcccaagcacataaaataaacttaatgtctttttttattgCAGTAATACACTTTTAAGTTAATAGTTTACCAATAATTGAGAGGCTTATTTGTAAAtggtgattaaaaacaaacacacattttGGTGTTTTAACAATTTTAAGGACACAGCTCAGTATTAATACAATCCCAACGTTGTGCGACATAGTTCTAGAACTTCATATTTTCAGGATTGAAACTGTACTGTTAAGTATCAAATCACCCATTTCCTGTCCCCGCGCCTGGCTGCCACCCTTTACTACGGTTCCAGGAGTCTGAGTGCTCCCAGTACCTCCCATGCGTGGAAACATGAGGTGGCCATTATATCAGGCAGCCTTTTCACTTGGCATGATGTCCTCAAGGTTCGTGCATGTTGTG encodes:
- the LOC131898894 gene encoding transcription factor SPT20 homolog: MEQTLQEALEWADDIIENVQQQPPPERPASNGEKTLQEKLYDIYVEECEKEPEAEGLRSNVNLLEKLMKREALPCLVVNLYPENQGYSLMLKDKSGSFSETFQLPYEVEKLLEYLDAEALPSFLIDVLEKSPVNVFHHGCVIAEIRDFRQCGSIYPPEEPGPEPAAASTVPSLAYQTRHVLLRPTMQTLVSDVESITTSDNRQWTQEEKLELESQLLLATAEPLCLDPSVAVTCSTNRLLFNEQKMNTDPMKQSFKRHASPFLDQQEVPSGCTCPPDLTTMTPFQKQAKIIPDDPSDLEIDGADTWKQRLCELTVPSEMDMQTYVDEMPSLPFDEAEPTVSAASEVKYDCMFDYEDDDLLWDMNSSIMTSLNDPLFSDDIFLPPEDRSDSHMYLPPMPLGDYSDDFMAGVNTEPRKTLDVCQEPVQSKASCSGMMPQGSSSSVCLPQPSPGKKPTTSLVPSSVLEKEIGTLLPVPLAPITAQGSSAVGSIRPQASRDTPPAPVAATVAATVAAPVVQQTTVGGNRVSTLPPPVQAKAKSSENNPKIQPPTSSTGVNVIHVVRSLSNLSGLVGSSTKALGCPTSAPAAEGNTQTSLPTREQLPGPSQRPVKPPMQLIINNTANPLTVKLPPGSVILRPEPQKPSQGQARQPQQIYVLIPKQHQPPRAPAPPQPQPVPPASSQGSNQQPLSLPAQQTSHLNIEQTGRPNTEGTRVIRQTHTSVVCQVGSTQQSHRQNIHSQSFQLSATVVHQGQTQTQNVQLRIIPRIVRVSRSAPQTSERGHAAGEPSEKGPGEPPTSPRS